From Malus sylvestris chromosome 1, drMalSylv7.2, whole genome shotgun sequence:
CTGTTAAAACTTCTGTTAAAATAAGTCACGTGCCACGCATTGAATCAAGAAGCAACTATAGAAAACCAAATCAAAAAAATTGCAGCAATGGTCCTTAACCTTAACCCAATAAGAGaaatggttcctcaacttttaactcaattggaacaACGATCACTCAACTTTAACCCATTTGTAATAATAGTCATTTCAACGTGAATCATTTTGATGGAATTTTGAtggaattgatgaaaatgattatagctgcacgttttgataagtaaaAAGACCAATGgttatgaatttttaattgatgGATAACAATTTTCTCAACTATAAACAACAAAAtcataaataatataaattacATTAGTCGTTACAATTTATATTGTTTGGTTTACAACCCAGTTTTTAGTATATGATTAGGTCTTAAACCAAAACCATTTCAAGGCCgtaaaaaccaaaccgttcaATGCGGTTCACTTCAATACGACTTGGGATTTCGATTCCAATCACCCACCCACCTCCTATTTCCCTGTTGAAGCGTTCTCTCACGGTCACAACTCACACTCTCCCTTTTGCTCACTAGTCACgctgtcacacacacacacattccccaCCAAAATGTTcatctccttctccttccttttgtTTTGATGATCCCACCTGATCTAATCCAAGGGTCACAAAAGCCGCAATGGTCTCTCTTCAACTCCTCCCCGCCATCCTCCACCCCAAgccctccacctccacctcctccttccTCACCGCCGCATATCCACTAAAAGCctttaaacccaaaaccctaaaacccaatCTTTCTTCTCCCTTCACAGTCCGCGCCGTCCTCCAATACAACAGGAAGCCCCAGTTGTCCGGCGACACCCCCCGCGTCGTCGTCATCACCTCCGGAAAAGGCGGCGTCGGCAAGACCACCACCACCGCCAATGTCGGCCTCTCCCTCGCCCGCCTCGGCTTCTCCGTCGTCGCCATAGACGCCGACGTCGGTCTCCGCAACCTCGACCTCCTCCTCGGCCTCGAGAACCGCGTCAACTACACCGTCGTCGAGGTCCTCAACGGCGACTGCCGCCTCGACCAGGCCCTCGTCAGGGACAAGCGCTGGTCCAACTTCGAATTGCTCTGTATCTCGAAGCCCCGGTCCAAATTGCCAATGGGGTTCGGCGGCAAGGCCCTGGTCTGGGTCGTTGACGCCTTGAAAGCCAGGCAAGAGGGCTGCCCGGACTTCATTCTCATCGATTGCCCGGCAGGAATCGATGCCGGATTCATCACAGCCATTACGCCGGCCAATGAGGCCGTTCTGGTGACCACGCCGGACATCACGAGCTTGAGAGACGCTGACAGGGTCATTGGGCTGCTGGAGTGTGACGGAATAAGGGATATTAAGATGATGGTGAACCGGGTTCGGACGGACATGATCAAAGGGGAAGACATGATGTCGGTGCTGGATGTGCAGGAGATGTTGGGACTGGCATTGTTGGGGATGATTCCGGAGGATACAGAGGTCATCAGAAGCACCAACAGAGGGTACCCTCTGGTTTTGAACAGGCCACCCACATTGGCAGGGCTGGCTTTCGAGCAGGCGGCCTGGAGGCTTGTTGAGCAGGACAGTATGCAGGCTGTCATGGTGGAGGAAGAGCCCAAGAAGCGCgggtttttctcctttttcggAGGGTAGGAAGTGCGCCAATTTCGAAGCTTGCAAGTATTGTTCTGCTTGTGCTTTTATCTGCAGATGACCGTTCAGTAGTAGAGAAAAAAGTGAGTGAAGCTGTGTACAGGGTGAGTCAGTTCAATTCTCCGATTGTGTTTTTGTTAGTGATAGCTTAAAGTTTAGATTTCTAGTCTTTCTATGTTTTTAGGGAATGCAAGGATTAATGTGATGTATTTACTTGATTGAGAAACAAGGAAAATTCGTACCTGTCTTTCGAATTTTCCGGATTGAGAAGTTCGTGTTTGATCTTTATCTTTTGATGAATTGTGCATTGAACAACTCGTTTCCTTTCCATCCTTTGCTAAGTACGCATTGCAGTTTGCTCGGAAACGAATGCTTAGCTTGCAAGCCGGTCACTTTTGTCAAATGGCTTCTCTTGACGTAGTTCAGAACGGGGTTACTACACCTTCCACCTCCGGTTTGGGGAAGTTCGGCTCAGCGACTGTCACTGATGCATCAAACACTTGAATCCTCAAACTTGATGATGAAGCTACGGAAGGTAGATCAGTGGGAGCAAGCTACGATTTCACTTGTAATCTCCTTCTCAATTCATAGAGCAGCTTTGGGCCGACGGTAGTTATATTACctgaaaaaatcaaataattatttGATTCGTAAGTTTTAGTTCAAAGTTTGTCCCTTTTTATATGAACCAGAATGATCTGAAATTAGTGAGATTAGTTTCATCAAGATTTGAGTACCTGCTCCAAGTGTTAAAACAACGATTTCCCGACGAGGGTTCTTGCATATTTGAGATGCTAACTTCTCTACAACATCGTCCTGCATAATGCATATTCAACAATCTTCAAATCATCCAGTTACCCGAATCCTTCCTAGATAACCATTTGAAGCACTTATGGGTTTTTATTCGATCCTGGTATGCGATTTTTTATCGTTTACAGGCATGTTTCGCATGCGATTTCAGACATAATTGTACCTAAAAGAACTTAAAAGTTGAGTATTACCAGAGAAGGGATGTATTCAGATGGCGGGCCAATTATCGTAGCAGCTAACTCTCTTCCGCCAACATTCTCGACATCTTTCTCTCTAGCGGCATACACCTGACATCATACTTCCAACCAATTAGCCCTTTGGCTATAAGGTAATCCAAAGACTCTGTGCTATGACAACTTACCTCTGTGACTACGACTTGATCTGCATCGCGGAGAGCATTGGTGAAGTCATCCTTCAGTGCTGTTAAACGGCTGCAAATGTATCAGTCAGTCAGTCTAGCACAAATCATACGAATCATGCTAGCGATAAAAGACTCTGCGCATTGTTCTCGTGTTGAGTGAATACCTGTAAGTATGAGGCTGGAACACGACCAAAAGAGACTTGACAGGGAACCTCTGGCGTGCTGCTTGAATTACTGCACTAACTTCTGTTGGATGATGAGCATAATCGTCATATATATGGCATCCGCATACGGTGCCAATCATCTCAAAACGTCTTGAAATGCCTATGAAATTGTTTAAGTGCAACCTCACAAGATTGATTGTATTGTTGATTTGAAATTGGTCACTGAATAATGCCATCACAGTGGCAATAACCTGCACAATACAGCACAATTAACAGCCACAATAAGTTTACACATTACAGGGCTTGTAGTTCATTTATGCCAACAGACGAAAATCCAAAACACGAAAATCCGCCTTTAAAAATATCGAGCAAATGATGGttataaattaaaatacaaCACAGAAAAGAAATGTGGTGAGAAAAATTATACTCAGAACAGTATGTCACTCACTGCCAACGAATTAAGGACATTATGAACTCCTGGAATCTGTAGACTGATGTCTGCCACAGGGTGCCCGCAATGACACTGCAGGGGAAAGAGTGATTAACCAGGGAAAAGAAATTCAGTTAAGTTTCCTACACCATTTTTTTCCAGAAGAAACTGAATAATGTAGACAACAGGGGAGCATCCCGGCATGATAAGAAACCATCTTTACGTACCAGTGTATAATCACTACCACCCCTTAAATTTGGCCTGATCGATGATGCATGCCATTCATTAGAACTTGTGGTTCCATAAGTTGTTACGTTGTAGCTATCAGAACATCTCCAGTTATCGGATCCACCTGCCCGCTTTCCATCAGTCAGCAATGAAAATGCACCTTGACTGTTGCAAACGGGAAACATTTACAAAGAGTATACTACCAAATAAATTTACATCTGTAAGAATGGTGAGCAGAACATACAATAGACATGTATATTGAATAACTAATGCATGCAACCGCTAGCAAAGGACCAAACCAAAAATCTACACACAATGAACCATATAGTTTTAAGTCGAATTACATCCAAAATAAGAGTTACACAACCATAAGATAAATACGAAAATGAAGAGCAGCTCGAGTAATATGCTGGATGACTTAGGAAACTGTCATTTCTTTTGTGGTATATGCGAAATGGTATAATGCCTGCCACTTGAACTTTCTGCTGCACCAGAAATGCAATATGCTGCCAAAATAGTCGAGCAATGTACCTGTCCCCACATAAAATGAGATGTCCACCGACCCTGATACGGTTCAGGAATTTCCTGAAAGTAGCTTTAACCGCCTCCTCGTTTGGAAATATGTCAACATGCTCCCAATCCAAATTTGTTACAACGGCTATAGAAGGTGATAATCCCAGGAAACAGCAATCGTATTCATCAGCctactacaaacatgaaatatgTAAGTAATCTTTATGAGCAATTGAACATGAAATCGATCTACTATTGTCGATTAAGTATTAAGTAGTACAGGTTAACTAAAATTCATTTGTTCCAATCAATAATAGGTTCCTACTCATTGTCACAGAACCATGAACggaaaattaaatattagatATCTTCAGGTTTTGTTCATGCATGCTATACCATTTACTAACTCCCTTGTTTGGCCTAAACAGAATAATGTATTCCATTAAAATTTTATAGCATTTCAACCTTTAATCCTTAAAAAATATATGTCATCCTAGATttcaaatcaaaattttcaacctCGAAAGGAAAAGTATACCTCCAGGACAAAATTACGACCATCACCGAAGATAATGTTTCCTCCTGAGAACTGCAAAAGACAGTTTGAATCATTTCCAACATATAATTTAAGAAAGCCAATTCCATTTACTAATGAAACGACAATCAAACTCTTTATTGTAAAAGCTAATTCAAAAGAAAGTAAGAAACTATGATTTAACCATGGTGAGTGGACCGCACAAGAAAGAGTTTTTTCACATATTGCATCTGCTAAGCTCATATTTTCTCCAAAGCTGTATAGagaagtaaaagaattgaaaatgATACCTGCGGCACATGTGCTCCAACTACTGCGGTAAGACTATCACCCATGGCATCTAGAACATAAGCAAGCATACTTGCAGTTGTACTCTTTCCTGTAAGTATTAATACTTATCATTATTATGCAAAAATAGAAATGAAGACAAGCCAATAGTATCTTAGATTTCCCCACATTTAAATCACTACTATCACTATCATTGCATCCGTCGCATGATTTGATATGAAGCACGCACCCTTAGTTTCTTGGCAATATCACATTCAAGCAAATAGCCATCACATTTCacgtactttttttttataataaaaactgCATTACACTCTATTGAAgcaaaaggaaagggaaatcaaCCAACTTATTCACATTAACAACTAGATAAGCATAATAGATAGACCAAAGAAGACATTCCGTAAACTGATTTTGAAAATAATGCGCAGATAGCATAACAATGATTGGTGAAGATAATAGCACAGAAATATTCTTACCATGGCTACCGCTTACAGCAATGAGATTATAGCCCTCTGTCAGCTTTCCTAACCACTGGTCTCGCTTGTACCTGTAGAAGAAAGAGGTTAAGATATGAAATCAAGCAAAACAGTGAATGCAGCATACTTAGATAAGCAAACACTAAGtgctcgtttggaagtgcttttaaaatgaccgaaagtgcttttggtgaaatgtttttgaaaccaatccttagtaaaaagctaagtggaTCCTGTAGAACCACTTTAAGTGCTTCCTGCATTGTGCTTCTtcaaaaaagcacttaaagtgcttttgaaacccaaaatctATTTCACGAAAAGCGCTTCAGTCattctaaaagcacttccaaatgagCCCTAAACTGTTAAAGTAACATACATAATAGCCTACTTGGTTATCCATCAACATAGGAAGCCTAGGAACGGAATAGACAGTTGCGCACAATCTACAAACTTAGCCTATCGTAACTGCTAACAATTCGTAATTCCTACTACTACTGCTAACATGGTAAGAATATTTCAGTGTTTATAACATTACACACCAAAAGAAGTTCCAATTGCTTCAAATGCTAAAGTGAACAAAGATATACTCACACAGGTACTCCGACGGACTTTGCATACAAAATCTCAGCATTGTTTTGGGGAATAGCACTTGAAACAACAATGGCATCAGGTAATCTCGAGGCCCCGTTCCTTTGCAAATTGATCACCGAATGGCCTATATGCAAAAATGCCCCTGCTTCCTGCAGCCCATCCATGAAGCTACTCCACACAATATCCGAGCCACTAACCTCATAAACCTACGAAATAAAAAACAACTCTCAAAATTCAAGAAACCCAAAAATGGTCCAGTTTTCAGAAGTCTAATGACATTCTAATACTTCCACAAAATTTCCAccattttctcggcaaccaaacagagaaCTATAGGGTTTCAATCAAGCATTACCTGTTTGAGTGCAAGCATGGCCAGCGCAGACAACCCGCAACCTCCAATCCCCACAAAGTGAATC
This genomic window contains:
- the LOC126616540 gene encoding septum site-determining protein minD homolog, chloroplastic-like, yielding MVSLQLLPAILHPKPSTSTSSFLTAAYPLKAFKPKTLKPNLSSPFTVRAVLQYNRKPQLSGDTPRVVVITSGKGGVGKTTTTANVGLSLARLGFSVVAIDADVGLRNLDLLLGLENRVNYTVVEVLNGDCRLDQALVRDKRWSNFELLCISKPRSKLPMGFGGKALVWVVDALKARQEGCPDFILIDCPAGIDAGFITAITPANEAVLVTTPDITSLRDADRVIGLLECDGIRDIKMMVNRVRTDMIKGEDMMSVLDVQEMLGLALLGMIPEDTEVIRSTNRGYPLVLNRPPTLAGLAFEQAAWRLVEQDSMQAVMVEEEPKKRGFFSFFGG
- the LOC126616463 gene encoding uncharacterized protein LOC126616463 isoform X1; protein product: MEFPAMSTSEHLRFPANIIGKPKIDFQIFVRESSAQCKRNRIAKSVQASSKNNSGSISNSPAFTDESDRESDGLRNEKGWIHFVGIGGCGLSALAMLALKQVYEVSGSDIVWSSFMDGLQEAGAFLHIGHSVINLQRNGASRLPDAIVVSSAIPQNNAEILYAKSVGVPVYKRDQWLGKLTEGYNLIAVSGSHGKSTTASMLAYVLDAMGDSLTAVVGAHVPQFSGGNIIFGDGRNFVLEADEYDCCFLGLSPSIAVVTNLDWEHVDIFPNEEAVKATFRKFLNRIRVGGHLILCGDSQGAFSLLTDGKRAGGSDNWRCSDSYNVTTYGTTSSNEWHASSIRPNLRGGSDYTLCHCGHPVADISLQIPGVHNVLNSLAVIATVMALFSDQFQINNTINLVRLHLNNFIGISRRFEMIGTVCGCHIYDDYAHHPTEVSAVIQAARQRFPVKSLLVVFQPHTYSRLTALKDDFTNALRDADQVVVTEVYAAREKDVENVGGRELAATIIGPPSEYIPSLDDVVEKLASQICKNPRREIVVLTLGAGNITTVGPKLLYELRRRLQVKS
- the LOC126616463 gene encoding uncharacterized protein LOC126616463 isoform X2; translated protein: MEFPAMSTSEHLRFPANIIGKPKIDFQIFVRESSAQCKRNRIAKSVQASSKNNSGSISNSPAFTDESDRESDGLRNEKGWIHFVGIGGCGLSALAMLALKQVYEVSGSDIVWSSFMDGLQEAGAFLHIGHSVINLQRNGASRLPDAIVVSSAIPQNNAEILYAKSVGVPVYKRDQWLGKLTEGYNLIAVSGSHGKSTTASMLAYVLDAMGDSLTAVVGAHVPQFSGGNIIFGDGRNFVLEADEYDCCFLGLSPSIAVVTNLDWEHVDIFPNEEAVKATFRKFLNRIRVGGHLILCGDSQGAFSLLTDGKRAGGSDNWRCSDSYNVTTYGTTSSNEWHASSIRPNLRGGSDYTLCHCGHPVADISLQIPGVHNVLNSLAVIATVMALFSDQFQINNTINLVRLHLNNFIGISRRFEMIGTVCGCHIYDDYAHHPTEVSAVIQAARQRFPVKSLLVVFQPHTYSRLTALKDDFTNALRDADQVVVTEVYAAREKDVENVGGRELAATIIGPPSEYIPSLDRIKTHKCFKWLSRKDSGNWMI